In Anaerolineales bacterium, the following are encoded in one genomic region:
- a CDS encoding ABC transporter ATP-binding protein produces MKPVVRVESLTKRFGEFTAVDRVSFEIPAGEVVGFLGPNGSGKTTTIRMLLGLLQPTAGSGEVLGFDICANAEEIRERVGYVSQKFALYGDLTVRENLDFYAGVYGVTDPVRLEDVLHLVGLGPFGDLLVGGLSTGWRQRLALATAIVHRPKLFFLDEPTSGVDPTARRTFWDLIYRLVEQGITALVTTHYMDEAEYCSRVGIMSGGRLLALDSPRALKRDALPGRAWDIHAEPLLAALTALADCPIVSRAGLAGGHLRAITPVGSPAEELSACLRRKGIDLRTIEPAEPGLEDIFLTLTASSNPDR; encoded by the coding sequence ATGAAACCCGTCGTGCGGGTCGAATCCCTGACCAAACGTTTTGGGGAATTCACCGCCGTGGACCGGGTCAGCTTCGAAATCCCGGCCGGGGAGGTGGTCGGGTTCCTCGGCCCCAACGGGTCCGGAAAAACCACCACCATCCGCATGCTGCTCGGCCTGCTGCAGCCGACTGCGGGAAGCGGCGAGGTGCTCGGATTCGACATCTGCGCCAACGCCGAGGAAATCCGCGAACGGGTCGGGTACGTCAGCCAGAAATTCGCGCTGTACGGCGACCTGACCGTCCGCGAAAACCTGGATTTCTACGCCGGCGTGTACGGCGTAACCGATCCGGTCCGGTTGGAAGACGTGTTGCACCTGGTCGGATTGGGCCCCTTCGGCGATCTCCTGGTCGGCGGATTATCCACCGGCTGGCGTCAGCGGCTGGCGCTGGCCACGGCCATCGTCCACCGGCCGAAATTGTTTTTCCTTGACGAACCCACCTCGGGCGTGGATCCCACCGCCCGACGCACCTTTTGGGATCTCATCTACCGCTTGGTCGAGCAAGGCATCACCGCGCTCGTCACCACGCATTACATGGACGAGGCGGAATACTGCAGCCGGGTGGGGATCATGAGCGGCGGCCGGTTGCTGGCGCTGGATTCCCCGCGCGCCCTTAAGCGCGACGCCCTGCCGGGACGCGCTTGGGATATCCACGCCGAGCCCCTGCTGGCGGCGCTGACCGCGCTGGCGGATTGTCCGATCGTTTCGCGCGCCGGTTTGGCCGGCGGCCACCTGCGCGCGATCACCCCGGTCGGAAGCCCCGCAGAGGAACTCTCCGCTTGCCTCCGGCGGAAGGGAATCGACCTCCGGACAATCGAGCCGGCGGAACCCGGCCTGGAAGACATTTTCCTCACCCTGACCGCCTCGTCCAATCCCGACCGCTGA